The Anaerolineae bacterium genome includes a window with the following:
- a CDS encoding ribose-5-phosphate isomerase, producing the protein MRIAVINETSAADRNADILAALEGRGHTIINAGMVRNGAKPELTYIHTGLYAAMLLNLGRVDFVVGGCGTGQGFLNAVMQYPGVVCGHILNSLDAWLFAQINGGNCISLALNQGYGWAADVNLRFIFDQLFSVEPGGGYPPHRRESQQESRRILASVSAATHRPFAEIIALLPDLVIKPVLEFPGAAALIDVDSIADVDLRAALRQRM; encoded by the coding sequence ATGCGAATCGCCGTGATCAATGAAACCAGCGCCGCCGACAGGAACGCCGACATTCTGGCCGCACTGGAAGGCCGCGGGCACACCATCATCAACGCCGGGATGGTCAGGAACGGGGCCAAACCGGAACTGACCTACATCCACACCGGACTGTACGCCGCTATGCTCCTCAACCTGGGCCGGGTGGACTTCGTCGTCGGCGGGTGCGGGACGGGACAGGGTTTTCTGAACGCTGTGATGCAGTACCCCGGCGTGGTCTGTGGACATATCCTGAACTCGCTGGATGCGTGGTTGTTCGCCCAGATCAACGGCGGCAACTGCATCTCACTGGCGCTGAATCAGGGCTATGGCTGGGCGGCGGATGTCAACCTGCGCTTCATCTTCGACCAGCTGTTCAGCGTCGAGCCCGGCGGCGGCTACCCACCGCACCGCCGCGAATCGCAGCAGGAATCGCGGCGGATTCTGGCCAGCGTGTCAGCGGCAACCCACCGGCCCTTTGCCGAGATCATCGCGCTGCTGCCCGATTTGGTGATCAAGCCGGTGCTGGAGTTTCCCGGCGCGGCGGCGCTGATCGACGTCGATTCGATCGCGGATGTCGATCTTCGTGCGGCGCTGCGGCAACGGATGTAA
- the cas8a1 gene encoding type I-B CRISPR-associated protein Cas8b1/Cst1, giving the protein MLTYTGHALVDVGIAALTALARRDRPEELAPDDLERAADQLEALYTRPGPMRNLARGMVFHNAGYTSSPDAQKQRAYADRVLRSWRPGTPALAGESCLFCGRPAAYRASRQEVPLLNGLAVFNFSPAGRAGIPICGLCSLAFQALPLGCVKSGSGLIAAHSSDERLTFQLAREAVRRMEKALSLPEAEGIPSYRYERTRLVEMLIGWLASVERVSRQTGEAPSMTGYVFTNAGQAPRIRLYPFSSAVVSFLRRVMNNPDATLTEAWCRAVAGAWESAAGVDDPAMQRNRLYEAIVNLPDNARSVLRNYLFPTRHWGLVVLFLTKVMAMEPERIALLRRIAERLAGYIRDRRAFFFQFSRTNEFSKWRRLLLRAADDHMRQTGQPLITFDEFVQVFTAPPGEINDWRLARDLITLALIEMRAVTVADDEPLFEEDAEDFDEESEA; this is encoded by the coding sequence ATGCTTACCTACACAGGCCACGCGCTGGTCGACGTCGGGATTGCGGCGCTCACCGCGCTGGCCCGGCGCGACCGCCCAGAAGAGCTGGCCCCCGACGATCTCGAACGCGCTGCCGACCAACTAGAGGCGCTCTACACCCGCCCGGGGCCGATGCGAAACCTGGCCCGCGGGATGGTCTTCCATAATGCGGGTTATACCTCCAGCCCGGACGCGCAGAAGCAACGGGCCTACGCCGACCGCGTGCTGCGCTCCTGGCGTCCCGGAACGCCGGCGTTGGCGGGGGAAAGTTGCCTGTTCTGCGGACGGCCGGCGGCATACCGTGCCTCCCGGCAGGAGGTGCCGTTGCTCAACGGGCTGGCGGTCTTCAATTTCTCTCCGGCGGGGCGGGCCGGAATCCCCATCTGCGGCCTGTGCTCGTTGGCGTTTCAGGCCTTACCGCTGGGCTGTGTCAAGTCCGGCAGCGGGCTGATCGCCGCCCACAGTTCGGATGAGCGGCTCACCTTCCAGCTGGCCCGGGAAGCAGTCCGGCGCATGGAAAAGGCGCTCAGCCTGCCTGAGGCGGAAGGCATCCCTAGTTATCGCTATGAGCGTACCAGGCTAGTGGAGATGCTGATTGGCTGGCTGGCCAGCGTCGAGCGTGTCAGCCGGCAGACGGGCGAAGCGCCCTCGATGACCGGCTATGTTTTCACTAATGCCGGGCAGGCGCCAAGGATCAGACTCTATCCGTTTTCTTCGGCGGTGGTGAGTTTTTTACGGCGGGTGATGAACAACCCTGATGCCACACTCACCGAAGCCTGGTGCCGCGCCGTGGCCGGCGCCTGGGAATCTGCCGCTGGTGTGGATGACCCGGCCATGCAGCGCAACCGGCTCTATGAGGCAATCGTCAACTTGCCGGATAACGCACGGTCAGTGCTCCGGAACTACCTCTTCCCCACCCGGCACTGGGGGCTGGTGGTCCTGTTTTTAACCAAGGTGATGGCTATGGAACCCGAACGAATCGCCCTGTTACGCCGTATTGCCGAGCGCCTAGCCGGATACATCCGGGATCGGCGCGCCTTCTTCTTTCAGTTTTCGCGGACCAACGAGTTCAGTAAGTGGCGGCGGTTGTTGCTGCGCGCCGCCGATGATCACATGCGACAGACGGGCCAGCCGTTGATCACATTTGATGAATTCGTCCAGGTGTTTACCGCCCCGCCCGGCGAGATCAACGACTGGCGTCTGGCCCGCGACCTGATCACGCTGGCGTTGATTGAGATGCGGGCAGTCACCGTGGCGGATGACGAACCACTTTTTGAGGAAGATGCTGAGGATTTTGACGAGGAGAGTGAAGCATGA
- the cas7i gene encoding type I-B CRISPR-associated protein Cas7/Cst2/DevR has translation MTFLTATYAIYAPASALNNGEAEETKALVKAIRVQQREYPYVSAQSLRYWLRETLRRYDPEWQAAPVYRGKGSKQQAFTEGDPITYWDDDLFGYMRAEKDNALTRIAPFRTSTLVAAAPVEIVDDFGVMARLEGNPVLHGHEFYRATLVGTFAIDLSAVGTFTDRDRSGYRNLSEEQKATAEQLGLEYLPEAQAYRLPLEMRHRRVASLLRALARLEGGAKQTLHHTDVSPAFVCMAVLKGGNNPFMNIVAPTPQPALHEAALQEALDSYRDEFLSEVFVGLRQGIMDGAYEVLARLNLRPRHPRQAFEAVIAALQAHPEWYA, from the coding sequence ATGACTTTTCTAACCGCAACGTATGCTATTTACGCTCCGGCTTCAGCCCTGAACAACGGTGAAGCTGAGGAGACCAAAGCGCTGGTCAAGGCGATTCGCGTGCAGCAGCGCGAATATCCTTACGTCTCAGCGCAGTCCCTGCGCTACTGGCTGCGCGAGACGCTGCGGCGCTACGATCCGGAATGGCAGGCTGCGCCGGTCTATCGGGGCAAGGGCAGCAAGCAGCAGGCTTTCACCGAAGGCGATCCGATCACCTACTGGGATGACGACCTGTTTGGCTACATGCGGGCAGAGAAAGACAATGCCCTCACCCGCATCGCCCCCTTCCGCACCAGCACGCTGGTGGCTGCTGCGCCGGTGGAGATCGTCGATGATTTCGGGGTGATGGCCCGCCTGGAGGGCAACCCCGTGCTGCACGGGCATGAGTTCTACCGGGCCACGCTGGTGGGCACGTTTGCCATCGATCTATCCGCTGTGGGCACATTCACCGACCGTGATCGCAGCGGCTACCGTAACCTGAGCGAGGAACAGAAAGCCACCGCCGAGCAACTCGGCCTCGAATACCTGCCTGAGGCGCAGGCTTACCGCCTGCCGTTGGAGATGCGCCACAGACGTGTGGCCAGCCTGCTGCGGGCGCTGGCCCGCCTGGAGGGCGGCGCCAAGCAGACGCTGCACCATACTGATGTCTCCCCGGCGTTTGTGTGCATGGCGGTTCTCAAAGGCGGCAACAACCCGTTCATGAATATCGTTGCGCCGACGCCGCAACCGGCCCTGCACGAAGCGGCATTACAGGAAGCTCTGGATTCCTACCGCGATGAGTTCCTTTCCGAGGTATTTGTTGGTCTGCGGCAGGGAATCATGGATGGCGCCTACGAAGTTCTGGCGCGGCTCAACCTGCGCCCGCGCCATCCGCGTCAGGCGTTTGAGGCGGTCATCGCGGCTCTGCAGGCCCATCCGGAGTGGTATGCATGA
- the cas5 gene encoding CRISPR-associated protein Cas5, with protein sequence MNTGMMQALRIEVEGPVTSFRYPYFVQGEQPTYEMPPPATLYGHVCSALGAQVPPGTFRVALCFTYTASFTDYEHTHLFGRETKLSPFRRHLLFQPRLILYLDRPEWADAFRRPRYLVTLGRSQDLMHYRRVSVVTLQAARQAYVEHTLLPLESAISVGAMVAVTMPRYITPDRRVSWGQYAMVRQRQMVAGNGDSLWVDPETDPWRGVRRAVIWLTYPVSPS encoded by the coding sequence ATGAACACCGGGATGATGCAGGCCCTGCGCATCGAAGTCGAAGGGCCGGTGACGTCCTTCCGCTATCCTTACTTCGTGCAGGGTGAACAGCCGACCTACGAGATGCCGCCCCCGGCCACCCTGTACGGCCATGTCTGTAGCGCCCTGGGTGCTCAGGTGCCGCCGGGGACGTTTCGGGTCGCCCTGTGCTTCACCTATACAGCGTCATTTACCGATTACGAGCACACCCACCTCTTCGGGCGGGAGACCAAACTCTCGCCCTTCCGGCGGCATCTACTGTTCCAGCCCCGCCTGATCCTGTACCTGGATCGTCCGGAGTGGGCGGACGCCTTCCGGCGTCCGCGCTATCTGGTGACGCTGGGGCGCTCGCAGGACTTGATGCACTACCGGCGCGTTAGCGTGGTGACGCTGCAGGCCGCCCGGCAGGCCTATGTCGAGCATACCCTGCTCCCGCTGGAAAGCGCTATCAGCGTGGGAGCGATGGTGGCCGTCACCATGCCCCGCTATATCACGCCCGATCGCCGGGTGAGCTGGGGGCAATACGCTATGGTCAGGCAGCGGCAGATGGTCGCCGGCAATGGTGACTCACTGTGGGTCGACCCGGAGACCGACCCCTGGCGCGGGGTCAGGCGGGCCGTGATCTGGCTGACCTACCCGGTCTCACCTTCCTGA